GTCCGTGAGTACGCGAGGAGGGAGATTGGGAACTTCATGGAGGTCTACGTCTACGCCCCCCTGGAGGTGAGAATCCAGCGCGACCCCAAGGGGCTGTACGCCAAAGCCCTTAGGGGAGAGATAAAGGGCCTGACCGGCTACGATGGCGTCTACGAGGAGCCCGAAAACCCCGAGGTGAGGGTGGACAGCTCAAAGATGACGCCGGAGGAGGAGGTCGAGGCGGTAATAGAGAAGGCCAAGGAGCTCGGCTACCTGCCTTAAACTGGAGGGTGAGGCATTGCAGGCCACCTTCGCTGGGCTGGGCTTCCTCGTCGGCTTTCTCGTGGGCCTCACGGGGGTCGGCGGCGGAGCTTTAATGACCCCTTCCCTAATCTTTCTCGGCGTTGAACCCCTAACTGCCGTCGGGACCGACCTGCTATACGCCACCGTCACCAGAATATTCGGAGTCTTTTTCCACGGGAGGCGGGGCAGGATAAGGTACGACATAGCGCTCCGCCTTTTCGCGGGCAGCGTTCCCGCTGTAGTCCTCGGCGGAATAATCCTGAGGGAGATTGACAGGGCAGTTCTGAACGAGTACCTCACGCCGCTCCTCGGGGGCATACTGGTTCTCAGCGCGGTTCTGAGCCTCCTCAAGGGTGAATTCGACCTCCCAGTGAGGCCAAGGTGGGCCTACGTTTACCTCCTCGGCTTCGTCGTAGGATTGACCGTCCAGTTCACCTCGGTCGGGGCGGGGGTTATAGTGAGCTTCACGCTGATGAACGTGGCCAAACTAGACCCGAAGGATGTGGTTGGGGTTACGATATTCTATGGGCTTGTGCTCTCCGCCTTCAGCTTTCTGAACTACGCGGGCATCGGTGGGGTTGATTACGGCCTGGCTGGGACGCTGATCCTCGGGACAATTCCCGGGGTTTACCTCGGCACTCACGTGAACCGTACCACAGATAGAGAGAAGCTTAAAAGGGCGATAAACGTGATAATACTGCTGATTGGACTGTTCACGTTGCTGAGCAGGTGAAACTCATGAGCGAGGCAAGCCAGGCTTTTACAGAAGATTGCAGAGGGCACGAGGTTGTTTTTCTCCATTATGCTGAAAAGCTTATTAACTGACTACTCCCTCAAAATGTTAGGTGGGCTGTATGAACGTTAGTGACCTGCTTAAGAGAGGCGAGAGCGAAACCAGTGAGTTTAAGAGGGAGCTGAATGATTCCGTGTATAAGACACTGTCAGCCTTCGCCAACACCCGCGGTGGAATTTTGCTCCTCGGTGTTAGCGATGATGGAAAGGTTTTTGGCTTTTCTGGGGACTTAGACAGTCTAGCCAGGTCAATAAGGCACAACCTCGGGATAAACCCATCCATAAAGGTTGAAGAGGTTAGTGGAAAGAGAGTCGTCATTATTGAGGTCTCCCAGTCATCAGTCCCGGTTTCTTTCAGGGGAAGATACTACAGGAGGGTCGGTGCCCAGACCGTTGAGATGGGCTGGGAGGATTTGGGGAGGTTTTTCCTCAAGAAATCCGGGATTACATGGGATTCCCTGCCATCTTCCGCAGCGTTAGAAGACCTGGATGAGGAAACTATCAGAAAGTTTGTCCGTATGGCTAGGAACAGGCTGCCGTACATCAATGAAAACGAGGACGTTGAGTCAATTCTGGATAAGCTGGGACTTCTGGAAGATGGAAGGATAACCAACGCCGCGCTGCTACTCTTTGGAAAAGAGCCGCAGAGGTATCATATCCAGGCCAGGGTTAGAATAGGCCGGTTTAAAGACCCGATAACGATCATAGACGACAAAGAGATTGAGGGAAATCTCTTTATACAGGTTGAAGAGGCCATGAAGACGATAATGGGCCATATTGGAGTCAAGTATGAGTTTGAAGGGGAGCTGAGGAGAAGGGAAATCTGGGATTATCCATTGGATG
This window of the Thermococcus thermotolerans genome carries:
- a CDS encoding AlbA family DNA-binding domain-containing protein; this encodes MNVSDLLKRGESETSEFKRELNDSVYKTLSAFANTRGGILLLGVSDDGKVFGFSGDLDSLARSIRHNLGINPSIKVEEVSGKRVVIIEVSQSSVPVSFRGRYYRRVGAQTVEMGWEDLGRFFLKKSGITWDSLPSSAALEDLDEETIRKFVRMARNRLPYINENEDVESILDKLGLLEDGRITNAALLLFGKEPQRYHIQARVRIGRFKDPITIIDDKEIEGNLFIQVEEAMKTIMGHIGVKYEFEGELRRREIWDYPLDALREAIINALIHRDYTDPSSIQIKIFDDFIWIWNPGKLPEGVNLEDLKKEMHPSKLRNPKIAQIFYYAGLIERWGTGTFKMVRLCLENGLPEPEFKEEAGGFLVLLRKDIYTEEYLRKLGLNERQIRAVLYVKEKGRIGNKEYQELFGVSEATATRDLKELVKRGIFEKIGVTGKGTYYKLKPSKPS
- a CDS encoding sulfite exporter TauE/SafE family protein, producing the protein MQATFAGLGFLVGFLVGLTGVGGGALMTPSLIFLGVEPLTAVGTDLLYATVTRIFGVFFHGRRGRIRYDIALRLFAGSVPAVVLGGIILREIDRAVLNEYLTPLLGGILVLSAVLSLLKGEFDLPVRPRWAYVYLLGFVVGLTVQFTSVGAGVIVSFTLMNVAKLDPKDVVGVTIFYGLVLSAFSFLNYAGIGGVDYGLAGTLILGTIPGVYLGTHVNRTTDREKLKRAINVIILLIGLFTLLSR